The Xanthomonas sp. CFBP 8443 genome has a window encoding:
- a CDS encoding cytochrome c oxidase assembly factor 1 family protein produces the protein MSTPPPLPETSSAPPPPPSQPQPQPQQLPAKRGWWARHWKWAVPLLALLLGAMLLGSIAMFVAGIASVTKSSEPYQVGLKAAQHDPRVIEALGAPVEDGIMPSGSISTSNGTGSANFSVSLHGARGNGTLYIEAERHAGEWHYTTLQVLPDAGEAIPLLDESDMDEPGETGVESDPEMDAADETQAEADPVVPAEADSTQ, from the coding sequence ATGTCCACGCCTCCGCCGCTTCCCGAGACGTCCTCCGCGCCGCCACCGCCACCGTCGCAGCCGCAGCCGCAGCCGCAGCAGCTACCGGCCAAGCGCGGTTGGTGGGCGCGGCACTGGAAATGGGCGGTGCCCTTGCTGGCGTTGCTGCTCGGCGCGATGCTGCTGGGCTCGATCGCCATGTTCGTGGCCGGCATCGCGAGCGTCACCAAATCGTCCGAGCCCTACCAGGTCGGCCTGAAGGCGGCGCAGCACGATCCGCGGGTGATCGAGGCGTTGGGCGCGCCGGTCGAGGACGGCATCATGCCCAGCGGCAGCATTTCCACCAGCAACGGCACCGGCAGCGCCAACTTCAGCGTTTCGCTGCACGGCGCGCGCGGCAACGGCACCCTGTACATCGAGGCCGAGCGCCATGCCGGCGAATGGCACTACACCACGCTGCAGGTGCTGCCCGATGCCGGCGAAGCGATTCCGCTGCTCGACGAGTCGGACATGGACGAGCCCGGCGAGACCGGCGTCGAGTCCGACCCGGAGATGGACGCCGCCGACGAAACGCAGGCCGAGGCCGACCCGGTTGTCCCGGCGGAGGCCGACAGCACGCAGTAG
- a CDS encoding TIGR00645 family protein → MSPPPRLNPLSSLIFASRWLQLPLYLGLIVAQGVYVFLFGKELWHLIHEAPSLGEQQIMLIVLGLIDVVMISNLLVMVIVGGYETFVSRLGLEGHPDQPEWLSHVNASVLKVKLALSIIGISSIHLLKTFIAVGALDGMPMCSPEQLASAATATVGLKTCATLTATGVLWQTIIHGIFILSAIGIAWTDRLMSAPAKPAH, encoded by the coding sequence ATGAGCCCGCCGCCCCGCCTCAATCCGCTGTCCAGCCTGATCTTCGCCTCGCGCTGGCTGCAGCTGCCGCTGTACCTGGGCCTGATCGTCGCCCAGGGCGTGTACGTGTTCCTGTTCGGCAAGGAGCTGTGGCACCTGATCCACGAGGCGCCGAGCCTGGGCGAGCAGCAGATCATGCTGATCGTGCTCGGCCTGATCGACGTGGTGATGATCTCCAACCTGCTGGTGATGGTGATCGTCGGCGGCTACGAGACCTTCGTCTCGCGACTGGGCCTGGAGGGCCATCCGGACCAGCCGGAGTGGCTGAGCCACGTCAACGCGAGTGTGCTGAAGGTGAAGCTGGCGCTGTCGATCATCGGCATTTCCTCGATCCACCTGCTCAAGACCTTCATCGCGGTCGGCGCGCTGGACGGCATGCCGATGTGCTCGCCGGAGCAGCTGGCCAGCGCCGCCACCGCCACCGTGGGCCTGAAGACCTGCGCCACACTGACCGCGACCGGCGTGCTGTGGCAGACCATCATCCACGGCATCTTCATCCTGTCGGCGATCGGCATCGCCTGGACCGACCGGCTGATGTCGGCGCCGGCGAAACCGGCGCACTGA
- a CDS encoding DUF885 domain-containing protein translates to MKPLVLAIALALAAPLPVLAQTAPAKAQAASPAWVTRSNDFAQILLQAQAPFQPEEVSFFGVPGYDDKVADLGPDNARRYRDAIAQARRALQEKLELERDPNVRQDLAIMLHAADQAIEGSALNERLLLPWNDAPQMVFGGINNLLSEQVPAARRAKALDRLQRYVGLLPGSTSSLLLARQRYEEKRADGALLPPTRREVEQALSNVDTYAKGIRELFATYKIDGAEPALAAMDKQFKDYAAWTRKVVLPKAREDARLPPELYAFQLKQVGIDIAPQLLMQRAQLEFMETRAAMQQLAPLVAKAKGLKVDDASDYRAVIRALKRDTIANDELETHYRGVIEKIDPIIRQQRIVDVPQRPMQMRLGSAAESAAQPAPHFRPAPLVGNTGEQGTFVLPLGNPDSAGKGEHYDDFNFGSAAWTLSAHEGRPGHELQFTAMVERGVSLARSMFAFNSVNVEGWALYAEAELVPYEPLDGQLIALQFRLLRAARAMLDPMLNLGLIDRERARLVLENDVGLSPAMARQELDRYMMRAPGQAGSYFYGYSRIMELRMRTELALGAKFDRLKFNNFLLDQGLLPPDQLATAVDEVFVPAQRK, encoded by the coding sequence ATGAAGCCACTCGTCCTCGCCATCGCGCTGGCCCTGGCCGCGCCGCTGCCCGTGCTGGCGCAGACCGCCCCGGCAAAGGCCCAGGCCGCCAGCCCGGCATGGGTGACGCGCAGCAACGACTTCGCGCAGATCCTGCTGCAGGCGCAGGCCCCGTTCCAGCCGGAGGAAGTGAGCTTCTTCGGCGTGCCCGGCTACGACGACAAGGTCGCCGACCTCGGTCCGGACAACGCCCGCCGCTATCGCGACGCGATCGCCCAGGCCCGGCGCGCGCTGCAGGAGAAACTGGAGCTCGAGCGCGATCCCAACGTGCGCCAGGACCTGGCGATCATGCTCCACGCCGCCGACCAGGCCATCGAGGGCAGCGCGTTGAACGAGCGGCTGCTGCTGCCATGGAACGATGCGCCGCAGATGGTGTTCGGCGGGATCAACAACCTGCTGTCCGAGCAGGTGCCGGCGGCGCGCCGGGCCAAGGCCCTGGACCGGTTGCAGCGCTACGTCGGCCTGCTGCCCGGCAGCACCTCCTCGCTGCTGCTGGCGCGCCAGCGCTACGAGGAAAAGCGCGCCGACGGCGCACTGTTGCCGCCGACCCGGCGCGAGGTCGAGCAGGCGCTGAGCAACGTGGACACCTACGCCAAGGGCATCCGCGAACTGTTCGCGACCTACAAGATCGACGGCGCCGAACCGGCGCTCGCGGCGATGGACAAACAGTTCAAGGACTACGCCGCGTGGACGCGCAAGGTGGTGCTGCCGAAGGCGCGCGAGGACGCGCGCCTGCCGCCGGAGCTGTACGCCTTCCAGCTCAAGCAGGTCGGCATCGACATCGCGCCGCAGCTGCTGATGCAGCGCGCGCAGCTGGAATTCATGGAGACCCGCGCGGCGATGCAGCAGTTGGCGCCGCTGGTGGCCAAGGCCAAGGGCCTGAAGGTCGACGATGCCAGCGACTACCGCGCGGTGATTCGCGCGCTCAAGCGCGACACCATCGCCAACGACGAGCTGGAGACCCACTACCGCGGCGTCATCGAAAAGATCGACCCGATCATCCGCCAGCAGCGCATCGTCGACGTGCCACAGCGGCCGATGCAGATGCGGCTGGGTTCGGCCGCCGAGAGTGCGGCGCAGCCGGCGCCGCATTTCCGCCCGGCGCCGCTGGTCGGCAACACCGGCGAGCAGGGCACCTTCGTGCTGCCGCTGGGCAATCCGGATAGCGCCGGCAAGGGCGAGCACTACGACGACTTCAACTTCGGCTCGGCGGCGTGGACGCTGAGCGCGCACGAAGGCCGGCCCGGCCACGAACTGCAGTTCACCGCGATGGTCGAGCGCGGCGTGTCGCTGGCGCGCAGCATGTTCGCGTTCAATTCGGTCAACGTCGAAGGTTGGGCGCTGTACGCCGAGGCCGAACTGGTGCCGTACGAACCGCTGGACGGCCAGCTGATCGCCCTGCAGTTCCGCCTGCTGCGCGCCGCCCGCGCGATGCTCGATCCGATGCTCAACCTGGGCCTGATCGACCGCGAGCGCGCGCGCCTGGTGCTGGAGAACGACGTCGGCCTGTCGCCGGCGATGGCGCGGCAGGAACTGGACCGCTACATGATGCGCGCGCCCGGCCAGGCCGGCAGCTACTTCTACGGCTACAGCCGCATCATGGAACTGCGCATGCGCACCGAACTGGCGCTGGGCGCGAAGTTCGACCGGCTCAAGTTCAACAACTTCCTGCTCGACCAGGGCCTGCTGCCGCCGGACCAACTGGCGACGGCGGTGGACGAGGTGTTCGTGCCGGCGCAGCGGAAGTGA
- a CDS encoding thiamine pyrophosphate-dependent enzyme, with product MARNGADILIDTLIGFGVDTIFGMPGDGINALMEAIRVRASRVRFVQMRHEESAAFAATAHAKVSGRLGCCLATTGPGGIHLLNGLYDAKLDRAPVIAITGSPYHDLADTFTQQDVDHSKLFMDVAAYSARVMGAGQVENVASLACRHALALRGVAHLAMPIDVQDEPESADVASSRNLPHHASLLPAAGHGCADADAIARAAALLNAAQRVTILAGQGALGAVEALTETAELLGAPIVKALLGKGLLADDHPLTTGGIGLLGTRPSQEAMEGCDALLIVGSTFPYIEYYPKPGQARGVQLDCDATRIGLRFPAEVGLVGDARSTLQALNAHLRRKQDRRFLQQAQDGARQWWDLLRSSVERQAIPMPPGRIVREMGDRLDEDAIVVWDCGHNTGLMARYVQAKARQTYIGSGLLASMACAVPYAIAAALAHPGRQVVAFTGDGGLSMLMGELVTIVRYRLPIKLVVIKNNTLGQIKWEQMMFLGNPETECDLTPIDFALVAQACGIASWRVEDPAQCAEVVQAALAAPGPALIEASVDPNEPLLPPKRVEQYVQHLQQALQRGTPGAQELREALAREPARTMLQD from the coding sequence ATGGCGCGCAACGGGGCGGACATCCTGATCGACACGCTGATCGGCTTCGGCGTGGACACGATCTTCGGCATGCCGGGCGACGGCATCAATGCACTGATGGAAGCGATCCGGGTGCGCGCGTCGCGGGTGCGTTTCGTGCAGATGCGCCATGAGGAATCGGCGGCCTTCGCGGCCACCGCCCATGCCAAGGTCAGCGGCAGGCTGGGCTGCTGCCTGGCCACCACCGGCCCGGGCGGGATACACCTGCTGAACGGACTCTACGACGCCAAGCTCGACCGCGCGCCGGTGATCGCGATCACCGGGTCGCCGTACCACGACTTGGCCGACACCTTCACCCAGCAGGACGTGGACCACAGCAAGCTGTTCATGGACGTGGCGGCGTACTCGGCCCGGGTGATGGGCGCCGGGCAGGTCGAGAACGTGGCCAGCCTGGCCTGCCGGCATGCGCTGGCGCTGCGCGGCGTCGCCCACCTGGCGATGCCGATCGACGTGCAGGACGAGCCGGAATCGGCCGACGTCGCCTCCAGCCGCAACCTGCCGCACCACGCCTCGCTGCTGCCGGCGGCCGGCCACGGCTGCGCCGATGCGGACGCCATCGCGCGCGCCGCGGCGCTGTTGAACGCGGCGCAACGGGTGACCATTCTGGCCGGGCAAGGCGCGCTGGGCGCGGTCGAGGCGTTGACCGAGACCGCCGAGCTGCTCGGCGCGCCGATCGTCAAGGCGCTGCTCGGCAAGGGTCTGCTGGCCGACGACCACCCGCTCACCACCGGCGGCATCGGCCTGCTCGGGACCCGGCCCAGCCAGGAGGCGATGGAGGGCTGCGATGCGCTGCTGATCGTCGGCTCGACCTTTCCCTACATCGAGTACTACCCCAAGCCCGGCCAGGCGCGCGGTGTGCAACTGGATTGCGACGCCACCCGCATCGGCCTGCGCTTCCCGGCCGAGGTGGGCCTGGTCGGCGATGCGCGCAGCACCCTGCAGGCGCTCAACGCGCACCTGCGGCGCAAGCAGGACCGCCGCTTCCTGCAGCAGGCGCAGGACGGCGCGCGGCAATGGTGGGACCTGTTGCGCAGCAGCGTCGAACGCCAGGCGATCCCGATGCCGCCGGGCCGGATCGTGCGCGAGATGGGCGACCGCCTGGACGAGGACGCCATCGTGGTGTGGGACTGCGGCCACAACACCGGGCTGATGGCGCGCTACGTGCAGGCGAAGGCGCGCCAGACCTACATCGGTTCCGGGCTGCTGGCGTCGATGGCCTGCGCCGTGCCCTACGCGATCGCCGCGGCGCTGGCGCATCCGGGCCGGCAGGTGGTCGCCTTCACCGGCGATGGCGGCCTGAGCATGCTGATGGGCGAACTGGTCACCATCGTCCGCTACCGCCTGCCGATCAAGCTGGTGGTGATCAAGAACAACACGCTGGGCCAGATCAAATGGGAGCAGATGATGTTCCTGGGCAATCCGGAGACGGAGTGCGACCTCACCCCGATCGACTTCGCGCTGGTGGCGCAGGCCTGCGGCATCGCCAGCTGGCGGGTCGAGGATCCGGCGCAGTGCGCCGAGGTGGTGCAGGCGGCGCTGGCCGCGCCCGGGCCCGCGTTGATCGAGGCATCCGTGGATCCCAACGAGCCGCTGCTGCCGCCCAAGCGCGTGGAGCAGTACGTGCAGCACCTGCAGCAGGCCTTGCAGCGGGGCACGCCGGGCGCGCAGGAACTGCGCGAAGCGCTGGCGCGCGAGCCGGCGCGCACGATGCTGCAGGACTGA
- a CDS encoding glutathione binding-like protein, protein MIDLYYWPTPNGHKVTLLLEEAGLDYTVKPVNIGAGDQFKPEFLAISPNNKMPAIVDHAPADGGAPQSVFESGAILLYLAEKTGRFLPADPRGRIVALEWLFWQMAGLGPMSGQMGHFSVYAPEKIGYAIDRYSNEVRRLHGVLDKRLARSEYLAGADYGIADMASYPWIEVYNGLKPDYAAFPHLKRWHDAIGARPATQRAYALKDQVNPDAGKPLSDEERKQLFGQR, encoded by the coding sequence ATGATCGATCTGTACTACTGGCCCACGCCCAACGGCCACAAGGTCACCTTGCTGCTCGAGGAGGCCGGGCTGGACTACACCGTCAAGCCGGTCAACATCGGCGCCGGCGACCAGTTCAAGCCGGAGTTCCTGGCGATCTCGCCGAACAACAAGATGCCGGCGATCGTCGACCACGCGCCGGCCGACGGCGGTGCGCCGCAGAGCGTGTTCGAGTCCGGCGCGATCCTGCTGTACCTGGCCGAGAAGACCGGGCGTTTCCTGCCGGCCGATCCGCGCGGGCGCATCGTCGCGCTGGAATGGCTGTTCTGGCAGATGGCCGGGCTCGGCCCGATGAGCGGGCAGATGGGCCACTTCAGCGTCTATGCGCCGGAAAAGATCGGCTATGCCATCGACCGCTACAGCAATGAAGTGCGGCGCCTGCACGGCGTGCTCGACAAGCGCCTGGCGCGCAGCGAATACCTGGCCGGCGCCGACTACGGCATCGCCGACATGGCCAGCTATCCGTGGATCGAGGTGTACAACGGGCTCAAGCCCGACTACGCCGCGTTCCCGCACCTCAAGCGCTGGCACGACGCGATCGGCGCGCGCCCGGCCACGCAACGCGCCTACGCGCTGAAGGACCAGGTCAACCCGGACGCCGGCAAGCCGCTCAGCGACGAAGAGCGCAAGCAGCTGTTCGGGCAGCGCTGA
- a CDS encoding S9 family peptidase yields the protein MRSLFAALALMLATPLVPAHAEKLTLEAITGSKPLSGPTLMKPKVAPDGSRVTFLRGKDSDRNQLDLWEYDIASGQTRLLVDSKVVLPGTETLSDEEKARRERQRISAYSGIVDYQWAPDAQALLFPLGGELYLYDLRKSGRAAVRKLTDGEGFATDPKISPKGGYVSFVRARNLWVIELASGQQHQLTRDGSDTIGNGVAEFVADEEMDRHTGYWWAPDDSAIAFARIDESGVPVQKRPEVYADHTEVIDQRYPQAGQPNVRIQLGTIAPRADAQPQWIDLGKNPDIYLARVDWRDAQRLTFQRQSRDQKRLELVEATLAGGKQRVLVTETSKTWVPLNNDLHFLKDGRFVWGSERSGYEHLYLASEDGRKLLPLTHGDWIVDELLAVDEGAGKVYFSATKESPTQTHIYAVPLTGGAIERLSKPNGTHAASFAKNASVYVDSWSNTATPPQIELFRANGEKIATLLANDLADPQHPYAKYRDAQRPVEFGSLTAADGKTPLHYRLTKPAGFDPGKRYPVVVYVYGGPAAQTVVDGWPSRGDALFDQYLAQHGYVVFSVDNRGTPRRGRDFGGALYQRQGTVEVDDQLRGVAWLKAQPWVDGARIGVYGWSNGGYMTLMLLAKHSEAYACGVAGAPVTDWGLYDSHYTERYMNLPAANPVGYRDGRVAAHLDGLNSPLLLVHGMADDNVLFTNSTSLMSELQKRGKLFELMTYPGAKHSLSGSNALHRYRTTEAFLARCLKP from the coding sequence ATGCGCTCTCTGTTCGCCGCTCTCGCCCTCATGCTCGCCACTCCCCTCGTTCCCGCGCACGCCGAAAAACTGACCCTGGAGGCCATCACCGGCAGCAAGCCGTTGTCCGGCCCCACCTTGATGAAGCCGAAGGTCGCGCCCGACGGCTCGCGGGTGACCTTCCTGCGCGGCAAGGACAGCGACCGCAACCAGCTGGACCTGTGGGAATACGACATCGCCAGCGGCCAGACCCGGCTGCTGGTGGATTCGAAGGTGGTGCTGCCGGGCACCGAGACGCTGAGCGACGAAGAGAAGGCGCGGCGCGAACGCCAGCGCATTTCTGCCTATTCGGGCATCGTCGACTATCAGTGGGCGCCGGATGCGCAGGCGCTGCTGTTCCCGCTCGGCGGCGAGCTGTACCTGTACGACCTGCGCAAGAGCGGCCGCGCCGCGGTGCGCAAGCTGACCGATGGCGAGGGCTTCGCCACCGACCCGAAGATCTCGCCGAAGGGCGGCTACGTGAGCTTCGTGCGCGCGCGCAACCTGTGGGTGATCGAGCTGGCCAGCGGCCAGCAGCATCAGCTGACCCGCGACGGCAGCGACACCATCGGCAACGGCGTGGCCGAGTTCGTCGCCGACGAGGAGATGGACCGCCACACCGGCTACTGGTGGGCGCCGGACGATTCGGCGATCGCCTTCGCCCGCATCGACGAGTCCGGCGTGCCGGTGCAGAAGCGTCCGGAGGTGTATGCCGACCACACCGAGGTGATCGACCAGCGCTATCCGCAGGCCGGGCAGCCCAACGTCAGGATCCAGCTGGGCACGATCGCGCCGCGCGCCGACGCGCAACCGCAGTGGATCGACCTGGGCAAGAATCCGGACATCTACCTGGCGCGGGTGGACTGGCGCGATGCGCAGCGGCTGACCTTCCAGCGCCAGTCGCGCGACCAGAAGCGGCTCGAACTGGTCGAAGCGACGCTGGCCGGCGGCAAGCAGCGCGTGCTGGTCACCGAGACCAGCAAGACCTGGGTGCCGCTCAACAACGACCTGCATTTCCTCAAGGACGGCCGCTTCGTCTGGGGCTCGGAGCGCAGCGGCTACGAGCACCTGTACCTGGCCTCGGAAGACGGCCGCAAGCTGCTTCCGCTGACCCACGGCGACTGGATCGTCGACGAGCTGCTGGCGGTGGACGAGGGCGCCGGCAAGGTCTACTTCTCCGCGACCAAGGAGTCGCCGACCCAGACCCACATCTACGCGGTGCCGTTGACCGGCGGCGCGATCGAGAGGCTGTCCAAGCCCAACGGCACGCATGCGGCCAGCTTCGCCAAGAACGCCAGCGTCTACGTCGACAGCTGGTCCAACACCGCCACCCCGCCGCAGATCGAGCTGTTCCGCGCCAATGGCGAAAAGATCGCCACGCTGCTGGCCAACGACCTGGCCGATCCGCAGCATCCCTACGCGAAATACCGCGATGCGCAGCGCCCGGTGGAATTCGGCAGCCTGACCGCGGCCGACGGCAAGACGCCGCTGCACTACCGGCTGACCAAGCCCGCCGGGTTCGACCCGGGCAAGCGCTATCCGGTGGTGGTCTACGTCTACGGCGGCCCGGCCGCGCAGACCGTGGTCGATGGCTGGCCCAGCCGCGGCGATGCGCTGTTCGACCAGTACCTGGCCCAGCACGGCTACGTCGTGTTCTCGGTCGACAACCGCGGCACCCCGCGCCGCGGCCGCGACTTCGGCGGCGCGCTGTACCAGCGCCAGGGCACGGTGGAAGTGGACGACCAGCTGCGCGGCGTCGCCTGGCTGAAGGCGCAGCCGTGGGTGGATGGCGCGCGCATCGGCGTGTACGGCTGGTCCAACGGCGGCTACATGACCCTGATGCTGCTGGCCAAGCACAGCGAGGCCTATGCCTGCGGCGTGGCCGGCGCACCGGTCACCGACTGGGGCCTGTACGACAGCCACTACACCGAGCGCTACATGAACCTGCCCGCGGCCAATCCCGTCGGCTACCGCGACGGCCGCGTGGCCGCGCACCTGGACGGCCTGAACTCGCCTCTGCTGCTGGTCCACGGCATGGCCGACGACAACGTGCTGTTCACCAACTCCACCTCGCTGATGAGCGAGCTGCAGAAGCGCGGCAAGCTGTTCGAACTGATGACCTATCCTGGGGCCAAGCACAGCCTGTCCGGCAGCAATGCGCTGCACCGCTACCGCACCACCGAAGCGTTCCTGGCGCGTTGCCTGAAGCCCTGA
- a CDS encoding energy transducer TonB: MLHVTTFAKARRVAPVLLLAALAAACSKQEETTPTAAPAAAPATVAPAAPPVSAKVQSMGTEQLHESASQALRENRMYAPAGNNAVEYYLALRDKQPDDAGVKSALTDLMPYTLIAAEQSINREDFPEAQRLVALIEKMDSQAPALPRLKQGVSNGVQSVAQRTQEESDKVKKDAEQKAKLLAEQQKQAQQQASEAQAAQQIAAQQEAARRETARQEAERQAAAARSAPTPAPAAAAQPAATPPAAAASTQSLRAISTPAPRYPPEALRSGTAGEVLVEITVGTDGSVTNARVLRATPPRVFDREALNATKRWRFEPVSAPVTTRRTLAFNPGG, from the coding sequence ATGTTGCATGTAACGACATTCGCAAAGGCGCGCCGCGTGGCGCCGGTCCTGCTGCTTGCCGCACTGGCGGCGGCCTGTTCCAAGCAGGAAGAGACCACCCCGACCGCCGCGCCGGCGGCCGCACCCGCCACGGTGGCGCCGGCCGCGCCGCCGGTCTCGGCCAAGGTGCAGTCGATGGGCACCGAGCAGCTGCACGAGTCGGCCAGCCAGGCGCTGCGCGAGAACCGCATGTACGCGCCGGCCGGCAACAATGCCGTCGAGTACTACCTGGCGCTGCGCGACAAGCAGCCGGACGACGCCGGGGTGAAGAGCGCGCTGACCGACCTGATGCCGTACACGCTGATCGCCGCCGAGCAGAGCATCAACCGCGAGGACTTCCCGGAAGCGCAGCGGCTGGTCGCGCTGATCGAGAAGATGGACAGCCAGGCGCCGGCATTGCCGCGGCTGAAGCAGGGCGTGAGCAACGGCGTGCAGTCGGTGGCGCAGCGCACCCAGGAAGAGAGCGACAAGGTCAAGAAGGACGCCGAGCAGAAGGCCAAGCTCCTGGCCGAGCAGCAGAAGCAGGCGCAGCAGCAGGCCAGCGAGGCGCAGGCCGCGCAGCAGATCGCCGCGCAACAGGAAGCCGCGCGCCGCGAGACGGCGCGCCAGGAGGCCGAGCGCCAGGCCGCTGCGGCGCGCAGTGCGCCGACGCCGGCACCCGCCGCGGCCGCGCAACCTGCCGCGACGCCACCGGCCGCCGCGGCCAGCACGCAATCGTTGCGCGCGATCAGCACGCCGGCGCCGCGCTACCCGCCGGAAGCCTTGCGCTCGGGCACCGCCGGCGAAGTGCTGGTGGAGATCACCGTCGGCACCGACGGCTCGGTCACCAACGCGCGCGTGCTGCGCGCCACCCCGCCGCGGGTGTTCGACCGCGAGGCGTTGAACGCGACCAAGCGCTGGCGCTTCGAACCGGTCAGCGCGCCGGTCACCACGCGGCGGACGCTGGCGTTCAATCCGGGCGGCTGA
- the hemB gene encoding porphobilinogen synthase translates to MPHPHYRPRRMRRDDFSRRLMRENTLTADDLIWPVFVHELSGRAPIASMPGVERLSLDELLKDAESALELGIPVIDLFPVIDPSGKSLDAAEAWNENGLAQRAVRALKARFPELGVMTDVALDPYTTHGQDGIIDAHGYVLNDITVEALVKQSLSHAQAGVDIVSPSDMMDGRIGAIRRALDADEHLHVRIMAYSAKYASAFYGPFRDAVGSAGNLGKADKSTYQMDPANGEEALREIALDLEEGADMVMVKPGMPYLDVVRRVKDEFRVPTFAYQVSGEYAMLKAAAANGWLDERKCVLESLMAFKRAGADGVLTYFAPQVARWLREAR, encoded by the coding sequence ATGCCCCATCCCCACTACCGCCCCCGGCGCATGCGCCGCGACGACTTCTCGCGCCGGCTGATGCGCGAGAACACCCTGACCGCCGACGACCTGATCTGGCCGGTGTTCGTGCACGAGCTGTCCGGGCGCGCGCCGATCGCGTCGATGCCCGGGGTGGAGCGGCTGTCGCTGGACGAGTTGCTGAAGGATGCCGAGAGCGCGCTGGAACTGGGCATTCCGGTGATCGACCTGTTCCCGGTGATCGACCCGTCCGGCAAGAGCCTGGACGCGGCCGAGGCCTGGAACGAGAACGGCCTGGCGCAGCGCGCGGTGCGTGCGCTGAAGGCGCGCTTCCCCGAGCTGGGGGTGATGACCGACGTGGCGCTGGACCCGTACACCACCCACGGCCAGGACGGCATCATCGACGCGCACGGCTACGTGCTCAACGACATCACCGTCGAGGCGCTGGTCAAGCAGTCGTTGTCGCATGCGCAGGCCGGCGTGGACATCGTCTCGCCTTCGGACATGATGGATGGGCGCATCGGCGCGATCCGCCGCGCGCTGGATGCCGACGAGCACCTGCACGTGCGCATCATGGCCTACTCGGCCAAGTACGCTTCGGCGTTCTATGGCCCGTTCCGCGACGCGGTCGGCAGCGCCGGCAATCTGGGCAAGGCCGACAAGAGCACCTACCAGATGGACCCGGCCAACGGCGAGGAGGCCCTGCGCGAGATCGCGCTGGACCTGGAGGAAGGCGCGGACATGGTCATGGTCAAGCCCGGCATGCCGTACCTAGACGTGGTGCGGCGGGTGAAGGACGAGTTCCGCGTGCCGACCTTCGCCTACCAGGTCAGCGGCGAGTACGCGATGCTCAAGGCCGCCGCCGCCAACGGTTGGCTGGACGAGCGCAAGTGCGTGCTGGAATCGCTGATGGCGTTCAAGCGCGCCGGCGCCGACGGCGTGTTGACCTATTTCGCGCCGCAGGTGGCGCGCTGGCTGCGCGAGGCGCGCTGA
- a CDS encoding alpha/beta hydrolase → MRPRVLLPLCLLVAAAAQAGTPPPEDRYAPAREIVADIGRIVTPDGVQETFEVELGGTRQVVNVRGADRANPLLLFIHGGPGAVEMPVAWSFQRPWEDFFTVVQWDQRGAGRSYPLNDPKTLAPTLTPARYRDDAIALIEQLRRRYGKAKVFVLGHSWGSIVGLEVAAQRPDLLYAYIGMGQVIDFRANERAGYDWVLEQARRDGNAAAVAELEALHPYPGDGAFDIDKMSTQRKWSIHYGGLAAGRRDADFYFRAPRLSPEYTPADIQAWDQGSAFTIATLFPQLSDVSFASLHTLQVPVIMLLGRQDYTTPSALTARWLQQVQAPRKRAVWLEHSAHLPMVEEPGRVLQALLTEALPLAEPAPR, encoded by the coding sequence ATGCGCCCGCGCGTCCTGTTGCCGTTGTGCTTGCTTGTCGCCGCCGCCGCCCAGGCGGGCACGCCGCCGCCGGAGGACCGCTATGCGCCGGCACGCGAGATCGTCGCCGACATCGGCAGGATCGTGACCCCGGACGGCGTGCAGGAAACCTTCGAGGTCGAACTCGGCGGCACCCGCCAGGTGGTCAACGTGCGCGGCGCCGATCGGGCCAACCCGCTGCTGCTGTTCATCCATGGCGGCCCGGGCGCGGTCGAGATGCCGGTGGCATGGTCGTTCCAGCGGCCGTGGGAGGATTTCTTCACCGTCGTGCAGTGGGACCAGCGCGGCGCCGGGCGCTCCTACCCGCTCAACGATCCCAAGACGCTGGCGCCGACCCTGACCCCGGCGCGCTACCGCGACGATGCGATCGCGCTGATCGAACAGTTGCGCCGGCGCTACGGCAAGGCGAAGGTGTTCGTGCTCGGCCACAGCTGGGGCTCGATCGTCGGGCTGGAGGTGGCGGCGCAGCGCCCGGACCTGCTGTACGCCTACATCGGCATGGGCCAGGTGATCGACTTCCGCGCCAACGAACGCGCCGGCTACGACTGGGTGCTGGAGCAGGCGCGCCGCGACGGCAACGCCGCCGCGGTGGCCGAACTGGAAGCGCTGCATCCCTACCCCGGCGATGGCGCGTTCGACATCGACAAGATGAGCACGCAACGCAAGTGGTCGATCCACTACGGCGGCCTGGCGGCCGGGCGCCGGGATGCGGATTTCTATTTCCGCGCCCCGCGCCTGTCGCCCGAATACACCCCGGCCGACATCCAGGCGTGGGACCAGGGCAGCGCGTTCACCATCGCCACGCTGTTCCCGCAGTTGTCCGACGTCAGCTTCGCCTCGCTGCACACGCTGCAGGTGCCGGTGATCATGCTGCTCGGGCGGCAGGACTACACCACCCCGTCGGCGTTGACCGCGCGCTGGTTGCAGCAGGTGCAGGCACCGCGCAAGCGTGCGGTCTGGCTCGAGCACTCGGCGCACCTGCCGATGGTGGAAGAACCCGGCCGCGTGCTGCAGGCCCTGCTCACCGAGGCGCTGCCGCTGGCCGAACCGGCCCCGCGCTAG